The following proteins are encoded in a genomic region of Shinella zoogloeoides:
- the deoA gene encoding thymidine phosphorylase, producing MLPQETIRRKRNGEPLSREEIAGFVAGITDGSVSEGQVAAFAMAVWFKGMAREETVSLTLAMRDSGDVLDWSGIDRPIADKHSTGGVGDNVSLMLAPIAAACGLAVPMISGRGLGHTGGTLDKLESIPGYTIMPTAERFRRTVKDIGCAIIGQTAALAPADKRIYAIRDVTATVDSVPLITASILSKKLAAGLQSLVLDVKVGNGAFMTDAAEAETLARSLVEVANGAGVRTAALITDMNQPLADAAGNAVEIANCIAFLKGGKAGTRLERVVLAFAAEMLVLSGLETDLATAEGKAAGALASGAAAETFGRMVHALGGPADIMERPDAHLASAPVIRPVVVAAQAGYLSACDTRGIGLAVIELGGGRSRPDDAVDHRVGFDRLRPLGTKVEKGEEIGRVHAASAADAARAAERLAGLYRITPDAPAALPEIRTRISA from the coding sequence ATGCTGCCGCAGGAGACGATCCGCCGCAAACGCAACGGCGAGCCGCTCTCCCGCGAGGAGATCGCCGGCTTCGTCGCAGGCATCACGGATGGCAGCGTCTCCGAGGGGCAGGTCGCGGCCTTCGCCATGGCGGTCTGGTTCAAGGGCATGGCGCGCGAGGAGACCGTGTCGCTGACGCTTGCGATGCGCGATTCGGGCGACGTGCTCGACTGGTCCGGCATCGACCGGCCGATTGCCGACAAGCATTCCACCGGCGGCGTCGGCGACAATGTCTCGCTGATGCTGGCGCCCATCGCGGCGGCCTGCGGCCTTGCCGTGCCGATGATCTCCGGCCGCGGCCTCGGCCATACCGGCGGCACGCTCGACAAGCTGGAATCGATCCCCGGCTACACGATCATGCCGACCGCCGAGCGCTTCCGCCGCACGGTGAAGGATATCGGCTGCGCGATCATCGGCCAGACGGCGGCGCTCGCGCCGGCCGACAAGCGCATCTATGCCATCCGCGACGTGACGGCGACGGTCGATTCCGTGCCGCTGATCACCGCCTCCATCCTTTCCAAGAAGCTCGCGGCGGGTCTCCAGTCGCTGGTTCTCGACGTCAAGGTCGGCAACGGCGCCTTCATGACGGATGCGGCGGAGGCAGAGACGCTCGCCCGCTCGCTGGTCGAGGTGGCGAACGGCGCCGGCGTCAGGACCGCCGCGCTTATCACCGACATGAACCAGCCGCTGGCGGATGCCGCCGGCAATGCGGTGGAGATCGCCAATTGCATCGCCTTTCTCAAGGGCGGGAAGGCCGGGACAAGGCTGGAGCGCGTCGTCCTCGCCTTCGCCGCGGAAATGCTGGTGCTCTCGGGACTGGAGACGGACCTTGCCACCGCAGAGGGGAAGGCGGCCGGAGCGCTCGCAAGCGGCGCGGCGGCGGAAACCTTCGGCCGAATGGTGCACGCGCTGGGCGGGCCGGCCGATATCATGGAAAGACCGGACGCCCACCTGGCGTCGGCCCCGGTCATCCGCCCTGTCGTCGTCGCCGCGCAAGCCGGCTATCTTTCCGCCTGCGATACGCGCGGCATCGGCCTTGCCGTCATCGAGCTCGGCGGCGGGCGTAGCCGGCCCGACGACGCGGTCGACCACCGCGTCGGCTTCGACCGGCTACGCCCGCTCGGAACGAAGGTGGAAAAGGGTGAGGAGATCGGCCGCGTCCATGCGGCGAGCGCGGCCGATGCGGCCCGGGCCGCCGAACGGCTTGCCGGCCTCTATCGGATCACGCCGGACGCCCCGGCGGCACTGCCCGAAATACGCACGCGCATCAGCGCGTGA
- the gdhA gene encoding NADP-specific glutamate dehydrogenase: protein MATVDEKLEPILAQVLQRNPAEPEFHQAVREVLESLGQVVSKHPGYLTDALIERICEPERQIIFRVPWIDDKGQVQINRGFRVQFNSALGPYKGGLRFHPSVNLGIIKFLGFEQIFKNALTGLPIGGGKGGSDFDPKGKSDLEIMRFCQSFMTELHRHLGEHTDVPAGDIGVSGREIGWMFGQYKRLTNRFEAGVFTGKGLSYGGSLVRKEATGYGAVYFTQAMLSTKGTDFSGKRVTVSGSGNVAIYAMEQAIAYGARVVACSDSSGYIVDEEGIDLDLVKDIKEVRRERMSEYARVKKGSHFIPTGKGSIWDVPCDVALPCATQNELSGKDARTLIKNGVIAVAEGANMPSTPDAVRAFQETGVLFGPGKAANAGGVATSALEMQQNASRDSWSFETARARLGQIMEGIHNRCAATAEEYGAKGNYVLGANIAGFTRVAEAMRAQGVI from the coding sequence ATGGCGACTGTCGACGAGAAGCTTGAACCCATCCTTGCCCAGGTGCTGCAGCGCAACCCGGCGGAACCGGAATTCCACCAGGCGGTGCGCGAAGTGCTGGAAAGCCTCGGCCAGGTCGTCTCCAAGCACCCCGGCTACCTGACGGACGCGCTGATCGAGCGCATCTGCGAGCCGGAGCGCCAGATCATCTTCCGCGTGCCGTGGATCGACGACAAGGGCCAGGTGCAGATCAACCGCGGTTTCCGCGTGCAGTTCAATTCGGCGCTCGGCCCCTATAAGGGCGGCCTTCGCTTCCACCCCTCCGTCAATCTCGGCATCATCAAGTTCCTCGGTTTCGAGCAGATCTTCAAGAATGCGCTGACGGGCCTGCCGATCGGTGGCGGCAAGGGCGGCTCGGACTTCGATCCGAAGGGCAAGTCCGACCTCGAGATCATGCGCTTCTGCCAGTCCTTCATGACCGAGCTGCACCGCCATCTCGGCGAGCACACGGACGTGCCGGCCGGCGACATCGGCGTCAGCGGCCGCGAAATCGGCTGGATGTTCGGCCAGTACAAGCGCCTCACCAACCGCTTCGAAGCCGGCGTCTTCACCGGCAAGGGCCTCAGCTACGGCGGCTCGCTGGTGCGCAAGGAGGCGACCGGCTACGGCGCGGTCTACTTCACCCAGGCCATGCTCTCCACCAAGGGCACCGACTTCTCCGGCAAGCGCGTCACCGTCTCCGGTTCGGGCAATGTCGCGATCTACGCCATGGAACAGGCCATCGCCTATGGCGCCAGGGTCGTCGCCTGCTCGGACAGCAGCGGCTACATCGTCGACGAGGAAGGCATCGACCTCGATCTCGTCAAGGACATCAAGGAAGTGCGCCGCGAGCGCATGTCGGAATATGCCCGCGTCAAGAAGGGCTCGCATTTCATCCCGACCGGCAAGGGCTCGATCTGGGACGTGCCCTGCGACGTCGCGCTGCCCTGCGCCACGCAGAACGAGCTGTCCGGCAAGGATGCCCGCACGCTGATCAAGAACGGCGTGATCGCCGTCGCCGAGGGCGCCAACATGCCTTCGACCCCGGACGCCGTGCGCGCCTTCCAGGAGACGGGTGTGCTCTTCGGCCCCGGCAAGGCGGCCAATGCCGGCGGCGTCGCAACCTCGGCGCTGGAAATGCAGCAGAACGCCAGCCGCGACAGCTGGAGCTTCGAGACCGCGCGCGCGCGTCTCGGGCAGATCATGGAAGGCATCCACAACCGTTGCGCGGCGACGGCCGAGGAATACGGCGCCAAGGGCAACTACGTGCTCGGCGCCAACATTGCCGGCTTCACCCGCGTGGCCGAAGCCATGCGCGCCCAGGGCGTCATCTGA
- a CDS encoding DUF488 domain-containing protein, with protein sequence MFLHIKRVYDEPGPDDGERILVDRLWPRGLSREKAAFDEWMKDVAPTPALRKWFDHRPERWAEFQKRYREELADNPAVAALREHVAAGPVTLLYGSRNREFNHAAVLADFLRENP encoded by the coding sequence ATGTTCCTGCACATCAAGCGCGTCTATGACGAGCCCGGCCCCGATGACGGTGAGCGCATCTTGGTCGACCGGCTCTGGCCGCGCGGCCTTTCCAGGGAGAAGGCGGCGTTCGACGAGTGGATGAAGGACGTCGCGCCGACGCCCGCCTTGCGCAAGTGGTTCGACCACAGGCCGGAACGCTGGGCCGAATTCCAGAAGCGCTACCGCGAGGAGCTTGCCGATAATCCGGCGGTGGCGGCCCTGCGCGAACATGTCGCAGCCGGCCCCGTCACGCTGCTCTACGGCTCGCGCAACCGCGAATTCAACCACGCGGCCGTGCTTGCCGACTTCCTGAGGGAAAATCCGTGA
- a CDS encoding trans-3-hydroxy-L-proline dehydratase: MRSSKVIHIVSCHAEGEVGDVIVGGVAPPPGKTLWEQRKFIAEDKTLRNFVLNEPRGGVFRHINLLVPPKDPRATMGFIIMEPEDTPPMSGSNSICVSTVLLDSGIVPMVEPETHMVLEAPGGLVNVVAACRNGKAERITVTNVPSFADKLDAKLEVEGLGTLTVDTAYGGDSFVFADARALGFAVTPDEARELAETGIRITKAANEQLGFTHPENPEWNHISFCQLTLPVEERDGALHGRNTVVIQPAKLDRSPTGTGCSARMALLHARGQIKVGQSFSGYSIIDSRFDCRIVGETTVGGRPAIVPEISGHAWITGTSQVMLDPDDPWPAGYRLADTWPRKQ; this comes from the coding sequence ATGCGCAGCAGCAAGGTCATCCATATCGTTTCCTGCCACGCCGAGGGCGAGGTGGGCGACGTCATCGTCGGCGGCGTCGCCCCGCCGCCCGGCAAGACGCTGTGGGAGCAGCGCAAGTTCATCGCCGAGGACAAGACCCTGCGCAACTTCGTGCTGAACGAGCCGCGCGGCGGCGTCTTCCGCCACATCAACCTCCTCGTGCCGCCGAAGGACCCGCGCGCCACGATGGGCTTCATCATCATGGAGCCGGAGGACACGCCGCCGATGTCCGGCTCCAACTCGATCTGCGTTTCCACCGTGCTGCTCGACAGCGGTATCGTGCCGATGGTCGAGCCGGAGACCCATATGGTGCTGGAAGCGCCGGGCGGGCTCGTCAATGTCGTCGCCGCCTGCCGCAACGGCAAGGCCGAGCGCATCACCGTCACGAACGTGCCGTCCTTTGCCGACAAGCTGGATGCGAAGCTGGAAGTGGAAGGCCTCGGCACGCTCACCGTGGACACCGCCTATGGCGGCGACAGCTTCGTCTTCGCCGATGCGCGTGCGCTCGGCTTTGCCGTGACGCCGGACGAGGCGCGGGAACTGGCCGAAACCGGCATCCGCATCACCAAGGCCGCCAACGAGCAGCTCGGCTTCACCCATCCGGAAAACCCGGAATGGAACCACATCTCCTTCTGCCAACTCACGCTGCCGGTGGAAGAGCGCGACGGCGCGCTGCATGGCCGCAACACGGTGGTCATCCAGCCGGCCAAGCTCGACCGCTCGCCCACCGGCACCGGCTGCTCGGCCCGTATGGCGCTGCTGCATGCCCGCGGCCAGATCAAGGTCGGCCAGTCCTTCTCCGGCTATTCGATCATCGATTCGCGCTTCGACTGCCGCATCGTCGGCGAGACCACCGTCGGCGGCCGCCCGGCCATCGTGCCGGAAATCTCCGGCCACGCCTGGATCACCGGCACCAGCCAGGTGATGCTCGATCCCGACGATCCGTGGCCTGCCGGCTACCGCCTCGCCGACACCTGGCCGCGCAAGCAGTAA
- a CDS encoding CynX/NimT family MFS transporter, translated as MTHPLPDDPGSIDLIDAEADSVPAPEPHRPPSSAARFLLGASLVLIAFNLRPVFSSASALLPEIRDVLGLSPTGASLLTTLPVVCLGLFSPLAPRLAQRYGTERTLLGVVVILALGTALRGLSSIPLLFLGTALAGGCIAVGNVLLPGLVKRDFPDRAALMTGCYTMALCAGAASAAGLTLPVEHALGGSLDGALAIWALPALLVALLWLPQVLASRRQVKRTGFRVEGLWRDRLAWHVTLFMGLQSALAYCVFGWLVPILRERGLDGVTAGAIVSVSVMVQAASCLVAPHLAVRGKDQRLINVTLCGFAVVALLGLLFAPLSTVWFWAVLQGIGQGGLIAVAMTVIVLRTRDSHMAAHLSGMAQCVGYLLAAIGPLIVGLIRGWTGSFGWSAVLIVLLGIGAAINGWFAGRALYVNARTVETSA; from the coding sequence ATGACCCATCCCCTCCCCGACGATCCCGGCTCCATCGACCTGATCGACGCCGAAGCCGACAGCGTGCCCGCACCCGAGCCGCACCGTCCGCCAAGTTCGGCGGCGCGCTTCCTGCTCGGCGCCAGCCTCGTGTTGATCGCCTTCAACCTGCGGCCGGTCTTTTCCAGCGCCTCGGCGCTGCTGCCGGAGATCCGCGACGTGCTCGGCCTTTCGCCGACCGGCGCCAGCCTGCTGACGACGCTGCCCGTGGTCTGCCTCGGCCTGTTCTCGCCGCTCGCCCCGCGCCTTGCCCAGCGCTACGGCACCGAGCGCACCCTGCTCGGCGTCGTCGTCATCCTCGCGCTCGGCACGGCGCTGCGCGGCCTTTCCTCCATTCCGCTGCTGTTTCTCGGCACGGCGCTGGCCGGCGGCTGCATCGCCGTCGGCAACGTGCTGCTGCCCGGCCTCGTCAAGCGCGACTTCCCGGACCGGGCGGCGCTGATGACCGGCTGCTACACGATGGCGCTCTGCGCGGGCGCGGCAAGCGCCGCCGGCCTGACGCTGCCCGTCGAACACGCGCTCGGCGGCTCGCTCGACGGGGCACTGGCGATCTGGGCGCTGCCGGCGCTGCTGGTGGCGCTGCTCTGGCTGCCGCAGGTCCTTGCCAGCCGCCGGCAGGTCAAGCGCACCGGCTTCCGGGTAGAGGGCCTGTGGCGCGACCGGCTCGCCTGGCACGTCACGCTCTTCATGGGCCTGCAATCGGCGCTCGCCTATTGCGTCTTCGGCTGGCTGGTGCCGATCCTGCGCGAACGGGGGCTGGACGGCGTGACCGCCGGGGCCATCGTCTCCGTCTCCGTCATGGTGCAGGCGGCCTCCTGCCTCGTCGCGCCGCATCTTGCCGTGCGCGGCAAGGACCAGCGGCTGATCAACGTCACGCTCTGCGGCTTCGCGGTCGTCGCGCTTCTCGGCCTGCTCTTCGCGCCGCTTTCCACCGTCTGGTTCTGGGCCGTGCTGCAGGGCATCGGCCAGGGCGGGCTGATCGCGGTGGCGATGACCGTCATCGTACTGCGCACGCGCGATTCGCACATGGCGGCGCATCTTTCCGGCATGGCGCAGTGCGTCGGCTACCTGCTTGCCGCCATCGGCCCGTTGATCGTCGGCCTCATCCGTGGCTGGACGGGCAGTTTCGGCTGGAGCGCGGTGCTCATCGTGCTGCTCGGCATCGGCGCGGCGATCAACGGCTGGTTCGCCGGGCGGGCGCTCTACGTCAATGCCCGCACGGTGGAAACGTCCGCCTGA
- a CDS encoding 5-formyltetrahydrofolate cyclo-ligase, translated as MADDDTPGSFASPACFLHEVDPAYSGLPGPLDLQAWTDVNRWRKAERERLIAARLEVPAETRAGWTEAIAAGVLAEIGDVEGRIVSAYWPFRGEPDLRPFMEEIARRGGRTALPVVVEKGRPLAFHLWQAGEALARGVWNIPIPAEQRPCMPDVVIAPVVGFDPTCYRLGYGGGFFDRTLASLPARPRVIGVGYSAARVPTIYPQMHDIPMDLIVTEAGAVRPQADVSTVRALT; from the coding sequence ATGGCCGATGACGATACGCCCGGCAGCTTTGCATCCCCGGCCTGTTTCCTGCACGAGGTCGACCCGGCCTATTCCGGCCTGCCGGGACCGCTCGACCTGCAGGCCTGGACGGACGTCAACCGCTGGCGCAAGGCCGAGCGGGAACGGCTGATCGCCGCGCGCCTCGAGGTGCCCGCCGAGACGCGGGCCGGCTGGACAGAGGCCATCGCCGCCGGGGTGCTCGCGGAAATCGGCGATGTCGAGGGACGCATCGTCAGCGCCTACTGGCCGTTTCGCGGTGAGCCGGACCTTCGCCCCTTCATGGAAGAGATCGCCCGCCGCGGCGGGCGCACCGCCCTGCCCGTCGTGGTCGAAAAGGGCCGGCCGTTGGCGTTCCATCTCTGGCAGGCCGGCGAGGCTTTGGCACGCGGCGTCTGGAATATTCCCATCCCGGCGGAGCAGCGGCCCTGCATGCCGGATGTCGTGATCGCCCCCGTGGTCGGCTTTGACCCCACCTGCTACCGGCTCGGCTATGGCGGCGGCTTCTTTGATCGCACGCTCGCTTCCCTTCCGGCCCGCCCGCGCGTCATCGGCGTCGGCTACAGCGCGGCGAGAGTCCCGACGATCTATCCGCAGATGCACGACATCCCGATGGACCTGATCGTCACCGAAGCGGGCGCCGTCCGCCCTCAGGCGGACGTTTCCACCGTGCGGGCATTGACGTAG
- the metB gene encoding cystathionine gamma-synthase, with product MSERTAVEVQPETVAAAHGVASDTAFGAIAPPLYLSSTYQFADFDTPRAYDYGRVGNPTRDLLAEAITKLEGGAGAVLTPSGMAAVDLLIGRLPVGSLVLAPHDCYGGTMRLLKARAELGQIRLRLVDQSDMEAFKTRLWDHPALVLIETPSNPLMRVVDIAALSAFAKAAGARVAVDNTFLSPALQKPLSLGADYVLHSTTKFLNGHSDVIAGAVIAADAEEARALRHWANVTGAIAAPFDSWLTLRGLRTLFARMAGQERNAMAIAERLVAHPAVARVHYPGLADHPDHALAARQQQGFGAMMSFELAGGEPAVRRFVRAVRVFTLAESLGGVESLVAHPATMTHVDMGADARARAGIGDGLLRLSVGLEHVDDLLAGLEAGLSAC from the coding sequence ATGTCCGAGCGAACGGCAGTCGAAGTTCAACCGGAAACCGTTGCCGCGGCGCATGGCGTTGCGAGCGATACCGCCTTCGGCGCGATCGCGCCGCCGCTCTATCTTTCCAGCACCTACCAGTTCGCCGATTTCGACACGCCGCGCGCCTATGATTACGGCCGCGTCGGCAATCCGACGCGCGATCTGCTGGCCGAGGCGATCACCAAGCTGGAAGGCGGCGCAGGCGCGGTGCTGACGCCGAGCGGCATGGCCGCCGTCGATCTTCTCATCGGCCGGCTTCCCGTCGGCAGCCTCGTCCTTGCGCCGCACGATTGCTATGGCGGCACGATGCGGCTCCTGAAGGCGCGTGCTGAGCTCGGCCAGATCCGGCTGCGGCTGGTCGACCAGTCGGACATGGAAGCCTTCAAGACGCGGCTCTGGGACCATCCGGCGCTGGTGCTGATCGAGACGCCGAGCAATCCGCTGATGCGCGTCGTGGATATCGCGGCCCTTTCCGCCTTTGCCAAGGCCGCGGGCGCGCGCGTCGCGGTCGACAACACCTTCCTGTCGCCGGCCCTGCAAAAGCCGCTGTCGCTCGGCGCGGATTATGTGCTGCATTCGACGACGAAGTTCCTCAACGGCCATTCCGACGTCATCGCCGGCGCGGTGATCGCTGCGGATGCCGAGGAGGCCCGGGCGCTGCGCCACTGGGCCAATGTCACCGGGGCCATCGCCGCGCCCTTCGATTCCTGGCTGACCCTGCGCGGCCTTCGCACGCTTTTCGCCCGCATGGCGGGGCAGGAGAGAAACGCGATGGCGATCGCCGAACGGCTCGTCGCCCATCCCGCCGTCGCCCGCGTGCACTATCCCGGCCTTGCCGATCACCCCGATCACGCGCTTGCCGCAAGACAGCAGCAGGGTTTCGGTGCCATGATGAGCTTCGAGCTTGCCGGCGGCGAGCCGGCGGTGCGGCGCTTCGTGCGGGCGGTCCGGGTCTTCACGCTGGCCGAATCGCTCGGCGGGGTCGAAAGCCTCGTGGCGCATCCGGCGACCATGACCCATGTCGACATGGGCGCTGACGCCCGGGCCCGGGCCGGTATAGGCGACGGGCTGCTCCGGCTTTCCGTCGGGCTCGAACATGTCGATGATCTTCTGGCCGGGCTCGAGGCGGGCCTTTCGGCCTGCTGA
- a CDS encoding TIGR02281 family clan AA aspartic protease codes for MFVRSLVLLVGSAIAAATFVPGLATRYLDQSATASPAQVEKASVPAADAARYTGNRSAVIGADANGHFTGLFSINGRKEEGMVDTGASMVALNVSTAQRIGIDKANLDFRYAVETANGKARAAYVRLDRIEIGPVRIENVGAMVLDDKALSGTLIGMSFLKGLASYKVEDGRLHLTR; via the coding sequence ATGTTCGTTCGCAGCCTCGTACTTCTCGTCGGTTCGGCCATCGCCGCCGCCACCTTCGTGCCCGGTCTTGCGACCCGCTATCTCGACCAGAGCGCAACCGCTTCGCCGGCGCAGGTCGAGAAGGCATCCGTGCCGGCGGCCGACGCGGCGCGCTACACCGGCAACCGCAGCGCGGTGATCGGCGCCGATGCGAACGGCCATTTCACCGGCCTGTTCTCCATCAACGGTCGCAAGGAAGAGGGCATGGTCGATACGGGCGCCAGCATGGTCGCCCTCAATGTCTCGACGGCCCAGCGTATCGGCATCGACAAGGCGAATCTCGATTTCCGCTATGCCGTGGAAACCGCCAACGGCAAGGCGCGCGCCGCCTATGTCCGCCTCGACCGGATCGAGATCGGCCCGGTGAGGATCGAGAATGTCGGCGCGATGGTGCTGGACGACAAGGCGCTCTCCGGCACGCTGATCGGCATGAGCTTCCTGAAGGGCCTCGCCTCCTACAAGGTCGAGGACGGCCGGCTGCACCTCACGCGCTGA
- a CDS encoding GntR family transcriptional regulator, protein MKFSAVDVRQAASAADIVYEALRRAIIEGEIVEGESLRQEELARMFNTSRIPVREALSRLEQHGLITTQRYKGAVVAGLSIEEIAEIFEFRALIEAEVMRLAVPNLDRETLEKAAQYCSEFDRETDPHRWGEINRLFHYTLYEASQRPYYLQNVRSSLDRIDRYLRAQLTFTNGVPRAGREHEAILAACGKGDADLASRLTRDHILDAGKSLMTFLREQRG, encoded by the coding sequence ATGAAATTTTCTGCCGTCGATGTCCGGCAGGCCGCTTCGGCCGCCGACATCGTCTACGAGGCCCTGCGCAGGGCGATCATCGAGGGGGAGATTGTCGAGGGCGAGAGCCTGCGCCAGGAAGAGCTTGCGCGGATGTTCAACACCAGCCGCATTCCCGTGCGCGAGGCGCTGTCCCGGCTGGAGCAGCACGGCCTCATCACCACCCAGCGCTACAAGGGCGCCGTCGTCGCCGGTCTCTCCATCGAGGAGATCGCCGAGATCTTCGAGTTCCGCGCGCTGATCGAGGCCGAGGTCATGCGCCTCGCCGTGCCTAATCTCGACCGGGAAACGCTGGAGAAGGCTGCGCAATATTGCAGCGAGTTCGACCGGGAAACGGACCCGCACCGCTGGGGCGAGATCAACCGGCTTTTCCACTACACGCTCTACGAAGCTTCGCAGCGCCCCTATTATCTGCAGAACGTGCGCTCCTCGCTCGACCGCATCGACCGCTACCTGCGCGCCCAGCTCACCTTCACCAACGGCGTGCCTCGTGCCGGCCGCGAGCATGAGGCGATCCTCGCCGCCTGCGGGAAGGGCGATGCCGATCTCGCCTCGCGCCTGACGCGGGACCACATCCTCGATGCCGGAAAATCGCTGATGACCTTCCTGCGCGAGCAGCGTGGCTGA
- the rnk gene encoding nucleoside diphosphate kinase regulator: protein MTATKTKGRRPSITIARSEHARLSNLADMLAERDPHAAEQLAAELDRAKVVDDARMAPGVMRIGSTAEFQIDDEAPQTAELVFPKDADISRQRISVLTPVGAALLGLSAGQSIEWAARDGRVRRLNVIAVHAGAPDTARAS from the coding sequence ATGACCGCCACCAAGACCAAGGGCCGCCGGCCCTCCATCACCATCGCCCGTTCCGAGCACGCGCGTCTTTCCAACCTCGCCGACATGCTGGCCGAGCGCGATCCGCACGCTGCCGAGCAGCTTGCCGCCGAGCTCGACCGGGCGAAGGTCGTAGACGACGCCCGCATGGCGCCGGGCGTCATGCGCATCGGCTCGACCGCCGAATTCCAGATCGACGACGAGGCGCCGCAGACCGCCGAGCTCGTCTTCCCGAAGGATGCCGACATTTCGCGCCAGCGTATTTCCGTGCTGACGCCGGTCGGCGCCGCCCTTCTCGGCCTTTCCGCCGGTCAGTCCATCGAATGGGCCGCCCGGGACGGGCGCGTGCGCCGTCTCAATGTCATCGCCGTCCATGCCGGCGCGCCGGACACGGCCCGCGCCTCGTAA
- a CDS encoding carbonic anhydrase translates to MIEDLFVRNRAWCAERKAERADYFDRLSNLQQPEYLWIGCSDSRVPANVIAGLEPGEVFVHRNVANLIHPADLNMLSVVEYAVHQLGVKHIIICGHYGCGGIRAAVSGERFGLIDHWLQPVRDVADRRFECRECGSWSDADLDRLCEASVAAQVERLARTPTLQAAWQAGRDVSIHGWVYGLKDGLLSDLQCTVRGGKGG, encoded by the coding sequence ATGATCGAGGACCTTTTCGTCAGGAACAGAGCGTGGTGCGCCGAGCGCAAGGCGGAGCGGGCCGACTATTTCGACCGCCTCTCCAACCTGCAGCAGCCGGAATATCTCTGGATCGGCTGTTCAGACAGCCGCGTGCCGGCCAATGTGATCGCCGGGCTGGAGCCGGGCGAGGTCTTCGTGCATCGCAATGTCGCCAACCTCATCCATCCCGCCGACCTCAACATGCTGTCGGTGGTCGAATATGCCGTGCACCAGCTCGGCGTGAAGCACATCATCATCTGCGGGCACTATGGCTGCGGCGGCATCCGCGCGGCGGTCAGCGGCGAGCGCTTCGGGCTGATCGACCATTGGCTCCAGCCGGTGCGCGACGTGGCGGACCGGCGCTTCGAATGCCGGGAATGCGGAAGCTGGAGCGATGCCGACCTCGACCGGCTCTGCGAGGCCTCGGTCGCCGCGCAGGTCGAGCGCCTCGCCCGCACGCCGACCCTCCAGGCGGCGTGGCAGGCCGGGCGGGACGTATCCATTCACGGCTGGGTCTACGGCCTGAAGGACGGGCTGCTTTCCGACCTTCAGTGCACGGTGCGCGGCGGAAAGGGCGGTTAG
- a CDS encoding FadR/GntR family transcriptional regulator, whose translation MQSLNKTNLADTAAEAIRAEILGSRWAVGDKLPNEATLSAMLSVSRSTVREAVRVLVSQGILETRQGSGTYVLSAADTTRPLAMARHAGLRDQFEARLALDAEAARLAALRRTPAVVAHLRTLLAARGNSDGGDRAGFIARDLAFHQAVIAASQNAVLIGMYDFFSTLLAETIEASLGEDLPEPDMAAHAAIIDAIESGNPDAADAAVRRFMAPILSSLDRLLLS comes from the coding sequence ATGCAATCCCTCAACAAGACCAATCTCGCCGACACGGCGGCCGAGGCGATCCGCGCCGAAATCCTCGGCAGCCGCTGGGCCGTCGGCGACAAGCTGCCGAACGAGGCGACGCTTTCGGCGATGCTCTCCGTCAGCCGCAGCACCGTGCGCGAGGCGGTGCGTGTCCTCGTTTCGCAGGGCATTCTGGAGACGCGGCAGGGCTCCGGCACCTATGTGCTGTCCGCCGCCGACACGACGCGCCCGCTCGCCATGGCGCGCCATGCCGGGCTTCGCGACCAGTTCGAGGCGCGGCTGGCGCTCGATGCGGAAGCGGCGCGGCTTGCCGCGCTTCGCCGCACGCCGGCCGTCGTCGCTCACCTGCGCACCCTCCTTGCCGCGCGCGGCAATTCCGACGGCGGTGACAGGGCGGGTTTCATCGCCCGCGACCTTGCCTTCCACCAGGCCGTGATCGCCGCCTCGCAGAATGCGGTGCTGATCGGCATGTACGACTTCTTCTCCACGCTGCTCGCCGAAACCATCGAGGCGAGCCTTGGCGAAGACCTGCCCGAACCCGACATGGCGGCGCATGCCGCCATCATCGACGCCATCGAAAGCGGCAATCCGGACGCGGCGGATGCCGCCGTGCGCCGCTTCATGGCTCCCATCCTTTCATCTCTCGACCGGTTGCTGCTTTCATGA